One window of the Anoplolepis gracilipes chromosome 9, ASM4749672v1, whole genome shotgun sequence genome contains the following:
- the LOC140669656 gene encoding uncharacterized protein, protein MSKQITTINLEEEGSVSAITVRIPAFWLEKPELWFAQIGQFALCGIRDDHVKYEHVISRLEPKQAREIKDVITQPPTKNRYETIKNTLIQRLTNPQEQRIKQLLEHEELGDRRPSQFLRHLQTLAGTTVSDELLRTLWLGRLPQQTQAILATRADEDLNSVAEQADKIHEISNNERSRTPKRENRTCYYHRRFGAEAWKCTKPCTYQEKNEEGSH, encoded by the exons ATGTCGAAACAGATTACGACGATTAACCTCGAAGAGGAAGGTAGCGTAAGCGCCATTACCGTAAGGATTCCCGCATTCTGGCTAGAAAAACCAGAACTCTGGTTCGCACAAATAGGACAGTTCGCGCTATGCGGCATAAGAGATGACCACGTAAAATATGAGCACGTAATCTCAAGGCTAGAACCAAAGCAGGCACGAGAAATCAAAGACGTGATTACACAGCCGCCAACGAAAAACCGCTACGAAACCATTAAAAACACGCTGATACAACGCCTTACAAACCCTCAGGAGCAGCGAATAAAACAGCTGTTAGAGCACGAAGAGTTAGGAGACCGGAGACCATCACAATTTCTCCGACACCTACAAACTCTCGCAGGTACCACCGTATCAGACGAACTCTTGCGGACACTATGGCTGGGACGCTTGCCACAACAAACTCAAGCAATCCTAGCAACGAGGGCAGATGAGGACCTCAACAGCGTGGCAGAACAAGCGGATAAAATCCATGAGATCAGCAACAACGAGCG ATCCAGAACTCCAAAAAGAGAAAACAGGACGTGCTACTACCACCGACGATTCGGCGCAGAAGCATGGAAGTGCACAAAACCATGTACGTACCAAGAAAAAAACGAAGAGGGCAGTCATTAA